A region of Kribbella sp. NBC_01245 DNA encodes the following proteins:
- a CDS encoding lysophospholipid acyltransferase family protein — translation MGTNLVKFSKETVRDVKQVARGWRWGRRPQVPRSAEPFVIPKETSVFPTKWARTPAAIALREVVQKGALNSVLRFEVNPQVSGLDALTKVNEPCLIVANHSSHLDTPLILCTLPNAWRRKTAVAAAADYFFDTWWRATASAIVFNTFPIERRSGKLSSTPGDLLADGWNVVVFPEGTRSQDGWMERFRMGAAYLAVEHGVPIIPVGIKGSFAAMPRGRGWPVPGRPSVAVRYGDALRPAPGESARDFAPRISAAVSALLDEEGSTWWEARRRVATGASPSQSGPDAARWRRVWESTAPIKSNGDKRRAWK, via the coding sequence ATGGGGACGAACCTGGTCAAGTTCTCCAAGGAGACCGTCCGCGACGTCAAACAGGTGGCGCGCGGCTGGCGCTGGGGCCGTCGCCCGCAGGTGCCGCGTTCGGCCGAGCCGTTCGTCATCCCCAAGGAGACGTCGGTCTTCCCGACCAAGTGGGCCCGGACGCCGGCCGCGATCGCGCTGCGTGAGGTCGTTCAGAAGGGCGCGCTCAACTCGGTCCTGCGCTTCGAGGTGAACCCGCAGGTCAGTGGGCTGGACGCGTTGACCAAGGTCAACGAGCCGTGCCTGATCGTGGCGAACCACTCGTCGCACCTGGACACCCCGCTGATCCTCTGCACCCTGCCCAACGCGTGGCGGCGCAAGACGGCCGTGGCCGCGGCGGCGGACTACTTCTTCGACACCTGGTGGCGTGCGACGGCGTCGGCGATCGTGTTCAACACGTTCCCGATCGAGCGCCGCAGCGGCAAGCTCAGCTCCACGCCGGGCGACCTGCTGGCCGACGGCTGGAACGTCGTGGTCTTCCCCGAGGGCACCCGTTCGCAGGATGGCTGGATGGAGCGCTTCCGGATGGGCGCGGCCTATCTCGCCGTCGAGCACGGTGTGCCGATCATCCCGGTCGGGATCAAGGGCTCGTTCGCCGCGATGCCGCGTGGCCGTGGCTGGCCGGTTCCGGGCCGTCCTTCGGTCGCAGTCCGGTACGGCGACGCGCTGCGGCCGGCGCCGGGGGAGAGCGCTCGCGACTTCGCGCCGCGCATCTCGGCCGCGGTCTCGGCCCTGCTCGACGAAGAGGGTTCGACTTGGTGGGAGGCCCGTCGCCGGGTCGCCACGGGCGCCTCGCCCTCGCAGTCCGGGCCGGACGCCGCCCGCTGGCGCCGGGTCTGGGAGTCCACCGCCCCGATCAAGTCCAACGGCGACAAACGCCGCGCCTGGAAGTAG
- a CDS encoding lactate racemase domain-containing protein, giving the protein MSRPGFVLEVDDRTPPLLVHNGEGFKLERFPLGTRVVYPPEAQAPVRDVEEAIQNALLNPLESEPLPELLRPGMRLTIAFDDISLPLPPMKKPDIRQRIIEAVLTMAADAGVDDVELISANALHRRLTPNELRDIVGERVFRSFYPDGKLYNFDAEDAANLTHLGQTKHGEDVEISKRAAESDLLVYVNVNLVAMDGGHKSTSIGLASYKSLKHHHNSHTMIHSRSFMDHKVSKMHHSAWRMGEVLTSHVKVFQIETTLNNDIFGGPLEFLQKREWEWSIKDQASMLAAKRGIDLAPTRVRRKIFQDVRANYGLTGINAGKIEPVHEKTIEAVHSQHKVEVQGQADVAIMGVPFVGPYNVNSIMNPILAACMGLGYYFNSYIGQPIVRKDGAVILYHPVDYEFSQLHHPSYVDFFEEVLSESTDPATIEAKFEKQYAEDPWYIHLYRTSNAYHGVHPFYMWYWISHALDHCGDIVWVGANRKSVERMGFRSASTLQDALEMVSHSVGRSPSITYLHNPPHLLADVR; this is encoded by the coding sequence ATGTCCCGGCCTGGATTCGTGCTTGAGGTCGATGACCGCACGCCGCCTCTGCTCGTGCACAACGGTGAGGGATTCAAGCTGGAGCGGTTCCCGCTCGGCACTCGCGTGGTGTACCCGCCGGAGGCGCAGGCCCCGGTGCGCGACGTCGAGGAGGCCATCCAGAACGCGCTGCTGAACCCGCTGGAGTCCGAGCCGCTGCCGGAGCTGCTCCGCCCGGGCATGCGGCTGACGATCGCGTTCGACGACATCTCCCTGCCGTTGCCGCCGATGAAGAAGCCGGACATCCGGCAGCGCATCATCGAGGCCGTGCTGACGATGGCGGCCGACGCGGGTGTCGACGACGTCGAGCTGATCTCGGCGAACGCGCTGCACCGCCGGCTCACGCCGAACGAGCTGCGCGACATCGTCGGTGAGCGCGTCTTCCGGTCGTTCTACCCGGACGGCAAGCTCTACAACTTCGACGCCGAGGACGCCGCGAACCTGACCCATCTCGGTCAGACCAAGCACGGCGAGGACGTCGAGATCTCCAAGCGGGCGGCCGAGTCCGACCTGCTGGTCTACGTGAACGTGAACCTGGTGGCGATGGACGGCGGCCACAAGTCGACGTCGATCGGCCTCGCGTCGTACAAGTCGTTGAAGCACCACCACAACAGCCACACGATGATCCACTCGCGCTCCTTCATGGACCACAAGGTCTCGAAGATGCACCACTCCGCCTGGCGGATGGGCGAAGTGCTGACGTCGCACGTCAAGGTCTTCCAGATCGAGACCACGCTGAACAACGACATCTTCGGCGGACCGCTCGAGTTCCTGCAGAAGCGCGAGTGGGAGTGGTCGATCAAGGACCAGGCCTCGATGCTCGCCGCCAAGCGCGGGATCGACCTGGCCCCGACCCGGGTCCGGCGCAAGATCTTCCAGGACGTCCGGGCGAACTACGGTCTGACCGGTATCAACGCCGGCAAGATCGAGCCGGTGCACGAGAAGACGATTGAGGCCGTGCACAGCCAGCACAAGGTCGAGGTCCAGGGCCAGGCCGATGTCGCGATCATGGGTGTGCCGTTCGTCGGCCCCTACAACGTGAACTCGATCATGAACCCGATCCTCGCCGCCTGCATGGGCCTCGGGTACTACTTCAACTCGTACATCGGGCAGCCGATCGTCCGTAAGGATGGCGCGGTCATCCTGTACCACCCGGTGGACTACGAGTTCAGCCAGCTGCACCACCCGTCGTACGTGGACTTCTTCGAGGAGGTCCTGTCCGAGTCGACCGACCCGGCGACGATCGAGGCGAAGTTCGAGAAGCAGTACGCCGAAGACCCGTGGTACATCCACCTGTACCGGACGTCGAACGCGTACCACGGCGTGCACCCGTTCTACATGTGGTACTGGATCAGCCACGCGCTGGACCACTGCGGCGACATCGTCTGGGTCGGCGCGAACCGCAAGTCCGTCGAGCGGATGGGTTTCCGGTCCGCCTCGACGCTGCAGGACGCGCTCGAGATGGTGAGCCACTCGGTCGGCCGCTCGCCCTCCATCACCTACCTGCACAACCCGCCGCACCTGCTCGCGGATGTGCGCTGA
- a CDS encoding zinc-dependent alcohol dehydrogenase: MMLALEMYRSPAKYLAAKAVGGRIPGILTGPAAPLRLVTIAEPKAERDGWARIRPILSGICGSDLGMVTGHTKLYFSAMVSMPFVPGHEIVGELLEDCEDLPKGTRVVMDSVLTCAARGVEFCDGCASGNTNRCDRITVGHVAPGLQTGFCQDTGGGWGNVMVAHRSQLYAVPDGISNERAVLTEPLACAVHTALRAKIKPGESVLISGAGAVGLFATLALRELTQAGRITVVAKHAKQRELARAFGASDVVAPDEVFRGVRRATGAFWLKPELGREFLLGGVDVAVDAVGSKDSIDTVLRVTKAGGRVVLSGMPSTGADLSPVWFRELELTGTYASAREEPNGRPAFETALELAAKAPLDGVVGATYPLYRWREALDHAQSAGRLGTVKVAFDVRSA; this comes from the coding sequence ATGATGCTCGCGCTCGAGATGTACCGCTCACCCGCCAAGTACCTGGCCGCCAAGGCCGTCGGCGGGCGCATTCCCGGCATCCTGACCGGCCCGGCGGCACCGCTGCGGCTGGTGACGATCGCGGAGCCCAAGGCCGAGCGGGACGGCTGGGCCCGGATCCGGCCGATCCTGTCCGGGATCTGCGGGTCCGACCTCGGCATGGTCACCGGTCATACCAAGCTCTACTTCTCGGCCATGGTCTCGATGCCGTTCGTGCCCGGTCACGAGATCGTCGGCGAGCTGCTCGAAGACTGCGAGGACCTGCCCAAGGGCACTCGCGTGGTGATGGACTCGGTCCTGACCTGCGCCGCCCGTGGGGTCGAGTTCTGCGACGGCTGCGCGTCCGGCAACACCAACCGCTGTGACCGCATCACCGTCGGCCACGTAGCTCCAGGCCTGCAGACCGGGTTCTGCCAGGACACCGGTGGCGGCTGGGGCAACGTCATGGTCGCGCACCGCAGCCAGCTGTACGCCGTACCGGACGGCATCTCGAACGAGCGAGCCGTCCTGACCGAGCCGCTGGCCTGTGCCGTGCACACCGCCTTGCGCGCGAAGATCAAGCCGGGCGAGTCGGTCCTGATCAGCGGCGCGGGCGCGGTCGGCCTGTTCGCCACCCTCGCCCTGCGCGAGCTGACCCAGGCCGGCCGGATCACGGTCGTCGCGAAGCACGCCAAGCAGCGCGAGCTCGCCCGGGCCTTCGGCGCGAGCGATGTCGTCGCGCCGGACGAGGTGTTCCGTGGCGTGCGACGCGCCACCGGGGCCTTCTGGTTGAAGCCGGAGCTGGGCCGCGAGTTCCTGCTCGGTGGTGTGGATGTCGCGGTGGACGCCGTCGGCAGCAAGGACTCCATCGACACCGTTCTGCGCGTGACCAAGGCCGGTGGCCGGGTCGTGCTGAGCGGAATGCCGTCAACTGGTGCGGATCTGTCCCCGGTGTGGTTCCGTGAATTGGAGCTGACCGGGACGTATGCCTCGGCCCGCGAAGAGCCGAACGGCAGGCCCGCGTTCGAGACCGCGCTCGAGTTGGCCGCGAAGGCCCCGCTCGACGGCGTGGTCGGCGCGACGTACCCGCTGTATCGCTGGCGCGAGGCCCTTGACCACGCCCAGTCCGCCGGCCGTCTCGGTACCGTGAAGGTCGCTTTCGATGTGAGGTCGGCATGA
- a CDS encoding HAD-IB family hydrolase — translation MSLAEKLAGKKVLVTGITGFVGEALLHRMIGDLPGTTVVAIIRPKGSLTGTARMAQLLKKDIFKPFYGEGTPYADADALTAARVEVVEGDLSDVPELPKDLDIVVHCAGDVSFDPPIHDAFNTNVLGTKSLLERIVETERPVHYVHISTAYTAGRRRGAIPEAPVEHTVDWRVEAKAGMAMKDRIEEASRGAGMLAKFRKESEKLHRRAGHLTAAADTERRRTEWVAKKLIETGTERARSLGWTDCYTFTKALGERVVEEFAATLPTSIVRPAIIESALQSPFPGWIEGFKMAEPLILAYGRGELPEFPASPDSVVEIIPVDHVVGAICAVMATEPEPGNPEYYHVSSGARNPLTFEQLYAGVRAYFSKHPFDLGERGAVRLPVWKFPGGDSVESLLRYGEKAHKIADQIITHIPRGERTLKYARELDVQKRRLDFLRRYMDLYAEYAQAELQFIDDNVLALHNALEGDDREKFWCDSAIVDWQHYLQEVHCPSVTDSLRRLDVVRKKRNKSLQEAGTDLKKLAPGDSTVIAAFDMDGTLLSSNVIETYLWMRLPELDSRARYSEVGAMLRKLPKLVAAERKDRGTFLRTIYRRYQGADLEELNRIVDEVLAEHVLERLSGAAVRRIREHKAAGHRTILITGAVRPLTRPLEPLFDEIVAADLAVDDRGRCTGFLTGPPLVGESRAAWIKHRARGTDIDLSKSFAYADSHSDLPMLTTVGNPVAVSPDVSLYRAARAGRWQIVDWKTPATSSRLEIPGVNAR, via the coding sequence GTGAGTCTGGCCGAAAAGCTGGCCGGCAAGAAGGTTCTTGTCACCGGTATCACCGGCTTCGTCGGTGAGGCACTGCTGCACCGGATGATCGGTGATCTGCCCGGTACCACCGTGGTCGCGATCATCCGTCCGAAGGGCTCGCTGACCGGCACCGCCCGGATGGCGCAGCTGCTGAAGAAGGACATCTTCAAGCCGTTCTACGGTGAGGGCACCCCGTACGCCGATGCCGACGCGCTGACCGCGGCCCGGGTGGAGGTGGTCGAGGGCGATCTGTCGGACGTGCCTGAGCTGCCGAAGGACCTCGACATCGTCGTGCACTGCGCCGGTGACGTGAGCTTCGATCCGCCGATCCACGACGCGTTCAACACCAATGTGCTCGGTACGAAGAGCCTGCTCGAGCGCATCGTCGAGACCGAGCGCCCGGTGCACTACGTCCACATCTCCACCGCTTACACCGCGGGTCGCCGTCGGGGCGCGATCCCCGAGGCGCCGGTCGAGCACACCGTCGACTGGCGGGTCGAGGCCAAGGCCGGGATGGCGATGAAGGACCGGATCGAGGAGGCTTCCCGCGGTGCCGGGATGCTGGCCAAGTTCCGCAAGGAGTCGGAGAAGCTGCACCGCCGGGCCGGTCACCTGACCGCGGCGGCCGACACCGAGCGTCGTCGTACCGAATGGGTCGCGAAGAAGCTGATCGAGACCGGTACCGAGCGCGCTCGCAGCCTCGGCTGGACCGACTGCTACACCTTCACCAAGGCCCTCGGTGAGCGGGTGGTGGAGGAGTTCGCCGCCACCCTGCCGACGTCGATCGTGCGTCCCGCGATCATCGAGTCCGCGCTCCAGAGCCCCTTCCCGGGCTGGATCGAGGGCTTCAAGATGGCCGAGCCGCTGATCCTGGCGTACGGCCGGGGCGAGCTGCCGGAGTTCCCGGCCAGCCCCGACTCGGTCGTCGAGATCATCCCGGTCGACCACGTCGTCGGTGCGATCTGCGCCGTGATGGCGACGGAGCCCGAGCCGGGCAACCCGGAGTACTACCACGTCAGCTCCGGCGCCCGGAACCCGCTGACCTTCGAGCAGCTGTACGCCGGTGTCCGCGCGTACTTCTCCAAGCACCCGTTCGACCTGGGGGAGCGGGGTGCGGTCCGCCTGCCGGTCTGGAAGTTCCCCGGCGGCGATTCGGTCGAGAGTCTGCTGCGGTACGGCGAGAAGGCGCACAAGATCGCCGACCAGATCATCACGCACATCCCGCGTGGCGAGCGCACTCTGAAGTACGCCCGCGAGCTCGACGTACAGAAGCGGCGACTGGACTTCCTCCGTCGCTACATGGACCTGTACGCCGAGTATGCGCAGGCGGAATTGCAGTTCATCGACGACAACGTGCTCGCGCTGCACAACGCGTTGGAGGGTGACGACCGGGAGAAGTTCTGGTGTGACTCGGCCATCGTCGATTGGCAGCACTACCTGCAAGAGGTGCACTGCCCGAGCGTCACGGACTCGCTGCGCCGCCTCGACGTCGTTCGCAAGAAGCGCAACAAGTCGCTGCAGGAGGCCGGCACCGACCTGAAGAAGCTCGCGCCGGGTGATTCCACGGTCATCGCCGCGTTCGACATGGACGGCACGCTGCTGTCGTCGAACGTGATCGAGACGTACCTGTGGATGCGCCTGCCCGAGCTCGACTCCCGCGCGCGGTACAGCGAGGTCGGCGCGATGCTGCGCAAGCTGCCGAAGCTGGTCGCGGCCGAGCGCAAGGACCGCGGTACCTTCCTGCGCACGATCTACCGCCGCTACCAGGGCGCCGATCTGGAAGAGCTGAACCGGATCGTCGACGAGGTGCTGGCCGAGCATGTGCTGGAGCGGCTCAGCGGTGCGGCCGTGCGCCGGATCCGCGAGCACAAGGCGGCCGGTCACCGCACGATCCTGATCACCGGCGCGGTCCGGCCGTTGACCCGGCCGCTGGAGCCGTTGTTCGACGAGATCGTCGCGGCGGATCTCGCGGTCGACGATCGCGGCCGCTGCACCGGCTTCCTCACCGGGCCGCCACTGGTCGGCGAGTCCCGCGCGGCCTGGATCAAGCACCGCGCCCGCGGTACGGATATCGACCTGTCGAAGTCCTTCGCGTATGCGGACAGCCACTCCGACCTGCCGATGCTGACCACCGTCGGCAACCCGGTCGCGGTCTCACCCGACGTCTCGCTGTACCGGGCCGCCCGGGCGGGACGCTGGCAGATCGTCGACTGGAAGACGCCGGCCACCTCGTCCCGTCTGGAGATTCCCGGGGTGAACGCCCGATGA
- the priA gene encoding bifunctional 1-(5-phosphoribosyl)-5-((5-phosphoribosylamino)methylideneamino)imidazole-4-carboxamide isomerase/phosphoribosylanthranilate isomerase PriA encodes MPENLVLLPAVDVADGQAVRLVQGAAGSETSYGDPLAAAMAWQDAGADWIHLVDLDAAFGRGSNRELLADVTAKLDVKVELSGGIRDDESLTNALATGAARVNIGTAALENPEWCDRIIAEYGDRIAIGLDVRGRTLAARGWTKEGGDLYEVLERLEQAGCARYVVTDVTKDGMLQGPNLELYRDLCARTDKPIVASGGVSSLDDLRALSTLVADGVEGVIVGKALYAGAFTLTEALELTRGGNQ; translated from the coding sequence ATGCCTGAGAATCTGGTGCTGCTGCCTGCCGTCGACGTGGCGGACGGTCAGGCCGTCCGGCTGGTCCAGGGTGCGGCCGGGAGCGAGACGTCGTACGGCGATCCGCTCGCGGCGGCGATGGCCTGGCAGGACGCCGGGGCCGACTGGATCCACCTGGTCGATCTGGATGCCGCCTTCGGGCGTGGCAGTAATCGCGAGCTGCTCGCGGACGTGACCGCCAAACTCGACGTCAAGGTCGAGCTCTCGGGCGGGATCCGCGACGACGAGTCGCTGACGAACGCGCTGGCCACCGGTGCCGCCCGGGTCAACATCGGCACGGCCGCCCTGGAGAACCCGGAGTGGTGCGACCGGATCATCGCGGAGTACGGCGACCGGATCGCGATCGGGCTGGACGTGCGCGGCCGGACGCTGGCGGCGCGCGGCTGGACCAAGGAGGGCGGCGACCTCTACGAGGTGCTCGAGCGGCTCGAACAGGCCGGCTGCGCGCGGTACGTCGTCACCGATGTCACCAAGGACGGCATGCTGCAGGGGCCCAACCTGGAGCTCTACCGGGACCTTTGTGCCCGGACCGACAAGCCCATCGTCGCCAGTGGCGGCGTCTCCAGCCTGGACGATCTGCGCGCGCTGAGCACGCTGGTCGCGGATGGGGTGGAGGGCGTCATCGTCGGGAAGGCCTTGTATGCGGGGGCGTTCACCCTGACCGAGGCACTCGAACTCACCCGTGGAGGCAATCAGTGA
- a CDS encoding carboxymuconolactone decarboxylase family protein has protein sequence MRLEVLNRGYSPGTKLLFALIRLFSRHPVPDAAKLVFYRPDFYGTRAKEFTHEAMRGPSAWSVGDRELMAAYVSKVNETAFCVGAHSATARQAYGDGAKVEAVLADLEAAPIEEGLRATLRMLGKLTREGKVDAGDMREVLSAGVSRQQVEDALAVCAAFNTTDRLADAFGFEVLGPEGFEAGAKYLLKRGYR, from the coding sequence ATGCGCCTTGAGGTCCTCAACCGCGGCTACAGCCCCGGAACCAAGCTGCTCTTCGCGCTCATCCGGCTGTTCTCCCGGCACCCGGTACCGGACGCCGCCAAGCTGGTCTTCTACCGGCCCGACTTCTACGGCACCCGGGCGAAGGAGTTCACCCACGAGGCAATGCGCGGGCCTTCCGCCTGGTCGGTGGGCGATCGGGAGCTGATGGCGGCGTACGTGTCCAAGGTGAACGAGACCGCGTTCTGCGTCGGCGCACACAGCGCGACTGCACGGCAGGCGTACGGGGACGGCGCGAAGGTTGAAGCGGTGCTGGCTGACCTGGAAGCGGCACCCATCGAGGAGGGGCTCCGGGCGACACTGCGGATGCTCGGCAAGCTGACCCGGGAGGGAAAGGTGGACGCCGGGGACATGCGGGAAGTGCTATCCGCCGGTGTCTCACGCCAGCAGGTTGAGGACGCCTTGGCTGTCTGCGCCGCGTTCAACACGACCGATCGGCTCGCAGACGCCTTCGGCTTCGAGGTGCTCGGCCCCGAGGGCTTCGAGGCAGGAGCCAAGTACCTGCTCAAGCGCGGTTACCGCTAG